The following coding sequences are from one Ornithodoros turicata isolate Travis chromosome 1, ASM3712646v1, whole genome shotgun sequence window:
- the LOC135389874 gene encoding uncharacterized protein K02A2.6-like: MFLILAVVGAFYSVVATPPGTASSAHSVICARRSSSAPDTRFEKVHLDIVGPLPPCQGHRYLLTVVDRFTRWPEAAPMPDISAATVAATFTSTWVARFGVPSTITTDRGRQFESCLFSALTTLLGSQRIRTTSYHPASNGMVERFHRQLKAALKAHPNPTSWTEVLPVVLLGLRSVFKPDLGCTVAELVYGTTLRLPGEFLVSPKATPPPDPADYVSRLKAIFNQLRPAPPRQPCSSRLYVHDDLETCTHVFVRVDAVRKPLQPPYTGPYEVVSRTSKFFSLIINGKQEQVSIDRLKPAYIEAPAADLTAALVSTPHSVYQPAVPHSAKSVHWAPVLVTHRSCVSPTR; this comes from the coding sequence ATGTTCTTGATACTCGCCGTAGTCGGCGCGTTTTATTCAGTTGTAGCGACCCCGCCAGGCACAGCGTCATCTGCGCACAGCGTCATCTGCGCACGCCGATCTTCGTCGGCCCCTGACACCCGCTTTGAAAAGGTCCACTTGGACATCGTGGGACCCCTCCCGCCTTGTCAAGGTCACCGATATCTACTCACGGTGGTAGACCGTTTCACGCGGTGGCCTGAGGCGGCCCCCATGCCTGATATCTCCGCCGCAACTGTCGCCGCTACCTTCACGAGCACGTGGGTTGCCCGCTTCGGAGTGCCCTCCACTATCACTACTGACCGTGGGCGGCAGTTTGAGTCGTGTCTATTCAGCGCCCTCACCACCTTACTGGGATCTCAACGCATTCGGACCACTTCCTACCATCCGGCATCAAACGGCATGGTGGAACGATTCCATCGACAACTCAAAGCCGCCCTCAAGGCACACCCCAACCCCACCTCTTGGACGGAAGTTCTTCCTGTCGTCCTGCTCGGCCTCCGTTCAGTCTTCAAGCCGGACTTGGGGTGCACCGTAGCAGAGCTCGTTTACGGCACAACTCTGCGACTACCTGGAGAATTCCTCGTGTCCCCCAAGGCTACTCCCCCGCCAGATCCAGCAGACTACGTTTCCCGGCTCAAAGCCATATTCAACCAGCTTCGCCCAGCACCCCCTCGTCAACCATGTTCCTCCAGGCTTTACGTGCACGACGACCTGGAGACGTGCACACACGTTTTCGTACGCGTCGACGCTGTCCGAAAGCCGCTACAGCCCCCTTATACTGGTCCCTATGAAGTCGTCAGCCGCACTTCCAAGTTCTTCTCCCTCATCATCAACGGCAAGCAAGAGCAAGTCTCCATCGACCGATTAAAGCCTGCATACATTGAGGCTCCTGCTGCTGACCTCACGGCTGCTCTGGTCTCCACCCCTCACTCCGTTTACCAGCCTGCCGTTCCCCATTCAGCAAAGTCCGTCCACTGGGCCCCTGTCCTGGTGACGCACCGCTCTTGCGTTTCACCAACGCGCTAA